A genomic window from Serratia liquefaciens includes:
- the flgD gene encoding flagellar hook assembly protein FlgD, whose amino-acid sequence MAIAATTNESLNNDLTGVNTQKSTSQDLQTNFLTLLVAQLKNQDPTNPMQNNELTTQLAQINTVQGIEKLNTTLGSISGQINSNQSLQATALIGHGVMVPGSNILAGSKDGKVSTTPFGLELERSADTVTATITDATGKAVRTIELGGLTAGVHSFSWDGSMTDGTTAPDGAYSFTINAKANGEQLVARNLHFGMVNGVIRSADGAKLDLGLAGSATLEDVRQIL is encoded by the coding sequence ATGGCGATTGCCGCAACCACCAATGAATCACTGAATAACGACCTCACCGGCGTCAACACCCAAAAAAGCACCAGTCAGGATCTGCAGACCAATTTCCTGACGCTGCTGGTGGCGCAGTTGAAGAACCAGGATCCGACCAACCCAATGCAGAACAATGAACTGACCACTCAGCTGGCGCAGATCAATACCGTTCAGGGCATCGAGAAACTCAATACCACGCTGGGGTCGATCTCCGGTCAGATCAACAGCAATCAGTCACTGCAGGCTACCGCTTTGATCGGCCACGGCGTGATGGTTCCGGGCAGCAATATTCTGGCCGGCAGCAAAGACGGCAAGGTCAGCACCACGCCGTTCGGCCTGGAACTGGAGCGTTCGGCCGATACGGTGACCGCCACCATCACCGACGCCACCGGCAAAGCGGTACGCACCATCGAACTCGGCGGCCTGACCGCCGGCGTGCATTCGTTCAGTTGGGACGGCTCGATGACAGACGGCACCACTGCACCGGACGGTGCCTACAGCTTTACGATCAACGCCAAAGCCAACGGCGAACAGCTGGTGGCGCGCAACCTGCATTTTGGCATGGTCAACGGCGTTATCCGCAGCGCGGACGGAGCAAAGCTGGATCTTGGCCTGGCGGGCAGCGCCACGCTGGAGGATGTCCGGCAGATCCTTTAA
- the flgA gene encoding flagellar basal body P-ring formation chaperone FlgA — MRAKMLLLAALLCSLNARAEDLAAQIDRFISSQFTGSPVQVKVLVRTPATQWPQCEFPQLSLPQNARRWGNISVSARCGQERRFIQTQVQVIGKYLVSARGISAGSKLTAADITFKSGRLDTLPPRTLSETGKALGAVSLRNISPGQPLTFAMLRRAWAVKAGQTVQVTAQGSGFNISGSGKAMNNAAAEDNVRVRMASGQIVSGTAGDDGTIRIGL, encoded by the coding sequence ATGAGAGCGAAAATGCTGCTGTTGGCCGCCCTGCTGTGCAGCCTGAACGCACGGGCCGAAGATCTGGCGGCGCAGATCGATCGCTTCATCAGCAGCCAGTTCACCGGCAGTCCGGTGCAGGTTAAAGTGCTGGTGCGCACGCCCGCCACCCAATGGCCACAGTGCGAATTCCCGCAGCTTTCTTTGCCGCAGAATGCACGACGTTGGGGTAATATCAGCGTTTCGGCGCGCTGCGGCCAGGAACGACGTTTTATCCAGACCCAGGTTCAGGTGATTGGCAAATATCTGGTGTCGGCCCGCGGCATCAGCGCCGGCAGCAAGCTGACGGCGGCGGATATCACCTTCAAAAGTGGCCGGCTCGACACCTTGCCACCGCGCACGCTAAGTGAAACCGGCAAAGCGCTGGGGGCCGTCAGCCTGCGCAATATCAGTCCCGGCCAGCCGCTGACCTTCGCCATGCTGCGCCGTGCCTGGGCCGTCAAGGCCGGCCAGACGGTGCAGGTGACCGCCCAGGGCAGCGGGTTTAACATCAGCGGTTCGGGCAAAGCCATGAACAATGCCGCCGCCGAAGACAACGTCCGCGTACGTATGGCTTCCGGGCAAATCGTCAGCGGCACAGCCGGTGACGACGGTACGATCCGCATTGGGTTATAA
- the flgK gene encoding flagellar hook-associated protein FlgK — protein MSNSLINTAMSGLNAAQVALSTVSNNISNYNVAGYNRQTAILAQNGGMSTMSGFIGNGVTVTSVNREYNQFITNQLRGAQSQAGAQNAYFEKISQIDNLLASKTNTLSTNMQDFFSNLENLVSNAGDDAARQTVLGKANGLVNQFNNTDKYLRDMDSGVNQQLSDSANQINSYSQQIAKLNDEITRLRGSGGEPNALLDQRDQLVTELNQVVGVQVMQQDGDAYTVSFANGLTLVQGSNAYQVEAVPSSGDPSRLTIGYNRGNGVSEVPEGQITSGSVSGVLKFRSESLDSARNQLGQLALAMADSFNQQHRAGFDLNGDAGTDFFSFGGGRVVDNSRNAGDAALSVSYTDTSKVKANDYRVEFDGSNWQVSRLPDNVKVNATAGVDATTGKPTLSFDGLKVDIDGTAQKNDSFTVKPVSDVAGSLKVAITDSANIAAAGKDDSGRGDNENAKKLLDLQTKKLVDGKATFSGAYASMVSSVGNQTASAKVSATSQANIVKQLTVQQQSISGVNLDEEYGELLRFQQYYMANAQVIQTASSMFDALLNIR, from the coding sequence ATGTCCAATAGCTTAATCAATACCGCGATGAGCGGGCTGAATGCGGCTCAGGTGGCGCTCAGCACCGTCAGTAACAACATTTCTAACTACAACGTGGCAGGCTATAACCGACAGACTGCGATCCTGGCGCAGAACGGCGGTATGAGTACCATGAGCGGCTTCATTGGCAACGGCGTCACCGTGACCAGCGTTAACCGCGAGTACAACCAGTTCATCACCAATCAGTTGCGCGGAGCACAGAGCCAGGCCGGGGCACAGAACGCCTACTTCGAGAAAATCTCGCAGATCGATAACCTGCTGGCGAGCAAAACCAATACCTTGTCGACCAACATGCAGGATTTCTTCAGCAACCTGGAGAACCTGGTCAGCAACGCCGGCGATGACGCGGCGCGCCAAACGGTGCTGGGCAAGGCCAATGGGCTGGTCAATCAGTTCAACAACACCGACAAATACCTGCGCGATATGGACAGCGGCGTTAACCAACAGCTCAGCGACAGCGCTAACCAGATCAACAGCTACAGCCAGCAAATCGCCAAACTGAACGATGAAATCACCCGCCTGCGCGGCAGCGGCGGTGAGCCCAATGCCTTGCTCGATCAGCGTGACCAACTGGTTACTGAGTTAAACCAGGTAGTGGGCGTGCAGGTGATGCAGCAAGACGGCGACGCTTATACCGTGTCTTTCGCCAACGGCCTGACGCTGGTGCAGGGGAGCAATGCCTACCAGGTGGAGGCAGTGCCCTCCAGCGGCGATCCTTCTCGCCTGACCATCGGCTATAACCGCGGCAACGGCGTCAGCGAAGTGCCGGAAGGGCAAATAACCAGCGGCAGCGTCAGCGGCGTACTGAAGTTCCGCAGCGAATCGCTGGATAGCGCACGCAACCAGTTGGGGCAATTGGCGCTGGCGATGGCGGACAGCTTTAACCAGCAGCACCGTGCCGGGTTCGATCTCAACGGCGACGCCGGCACCGACTTCTTCAGCTTCGGCGGCGGCCGCGTGGTGGATAACAGCCGCAATGCCGGCGATGCGGCGCTGTCGGTGTCCTACACCGATACCAGCAAGGTGAAGGCCAACGATTACCGGGTGGAGTTCGACGGCAGCAACTGGCAGGTCAGCCGCCTGCCGGACAACGTCAAGGTCAACGCCACGGCGGGCGTCGATGCCACCACCGGCAAACCGACGCTGAGCTTTGACGGCCTGAAGGTCGATATCGACGGCACGGCACAAAAGAACGACAGCTTTACCGTGAAACCGGTCAGCGACGTGGCGGGCAGCCTGAAAGTCGCCATTACCGACTCGGCGAACATTGCCGCTGCCGGCAAAGACGACAGCGGTCGCGGCGATAACGAAAACGCCAAAAAGCTGCTCGACCTGCAGACCAAAAAGTTGGTCGACGGCAAAGCCACCTTCAGCGGCGCCTACGCCAGCATGGTGAGCAGCGTCGGCAACCAGACGGCATCGGCCAAGGTTTCGGCGACTTCTCAGGCCAATATCGTCAAGCAATTGACCGTCCAGCAGCAGTCGATCTCCGGCGTCAACCTGGAC
- a CDS encoding flagellar basal body P-ring protein FlgI, giving the protein MLKKLLLTLLIGLVGLPAAAERIRDLVTVQGVRDNALIGYGLVVGLDGSGDQTMQTPFTTQSLSNMLSQLGITVPPGTNMQLKNVAAVMVTAKLPPFSRTGQNIDVVVSSMGNAKSLRGGTLLMTPLKGVDNQVYALAQGNVLVGGAGASAGGSSVQVNQLAGGRISNGATIERELPTTFGAGGVINLQLNDEDFTLAQQISDAINRQRGGGTASPLDARTIQVLVPQGNSSQVRFLAEIQNINVSVGAIDAKVIINSRTGSVVMNRDVILDSCAVAQGNLSVVVDRQNTVSQPNTPFGGGQTVVTPNTQISVQQQGGSLQKVNASANLNNVIRALNALGATPIDLMSILQAMQSAGCLRAKLEII; this is encoded by the coding sequence ATGCTGAAAAAATTACTGCTTACGCTGCTCATTGGGCTGGTTGGTTTGCCGGCCGCGGCGGAGCGCATTCGCGATCTGGTCACGGTACAGGGCGTACGCGATAACGCGCTGATCGGTTACGGACTGGTGGTGGGGCTGGACGGTTCCGGTGACCAGACCATGCAGACCCCGTTCACCACCCAGAGCCTGAGCAACATGCTGTCGCAGTTGGGCATTACCGTGCCGCCAGGCACCAATATGCAGCTGAAAAACGTAGCTGCGGTCATGGTCACCGCCAAGTTGCCGCCGTTTTCGCGCACCGGGCAAAATATTGACGTGGTGGTGTCCTCAATGGGGAACGCCAAAAGCCTGCGTGGCGGCACCCTGCTGATGACGCCGCTGAAAGGGGTGGACAACCAGGTCTACGCGCTGGCACAGGGCAACGTGCTGGTCGGCGGGGCCGGTGCTTCGGCCGGTGGCAGCAGCGTACAGGTTAACCAACTGGCCGGCGGGCGCATCAGCAACGGCGCCACCATTGAGCGTGAGCTGCCGACCACCTTCGGGGCCGGCGGGGTGATTAACCTGCAGCTCAACGATGAAGACTTTACGCTGGCGCAGCAAATCAGCGATGCCATCAACCGCCAACGCGGTGGCGGCACCGCCTCCCCGCTGGACGCCCGTACCATCCAGGTACTGGTGCCGCAGGGCAACAGTTCACAGGTGCGCTTCCTGGCGGAGATCCAGAATATTAACGTCAGCGTCGGCGCGATTGACGCCAAGGTGATCATCAACTCTCGCACCGGCTCGGTGGTGATGAACCGCGACGTGATCCTGGACTCCTGCGCGGTGGCGCAAGGCAACCTGTCGGTGGTGGTCGATCGGCAAAATACCGTCAGCCAGCCAAATACGCCGTTTGGCGGCGGGCAAACGGTGGTGACGCCGAACACCCAAATCTCGGTGCAACAGCAGGGGGGCTCACTGCAGAAGGTCAACGCCAGCGCCAATCTGAACAACGTGATCCGCGCGCTTAACGCGTTGGGGGCAACGCCGATCGACCTGATGTCTATCCTGCAGGCGATGCAAAGCGCCGGCTGTCTGCGCGCCAAGCTGGAAATTATCTGA
- a CDS encoding flagella synthesis protein FlgN, whose translation MESLAQLIDKLLETLNALSTVLTEEHHLLCSGQLPGVALQRATDAKSQLLATVNYIEQQRLNLERAQGLQAPYSAYPRLADGWQRVQTLSQQLREKNQHNGMLLNQQIDHNAQALAILSKQNKSLYGPDGQSRNASLLGRKIGV comes from the coding sequence ATGGAAAGTCTGGCGCAACTGATTGATAAGCTGTTGGAAACCCTGAATGCGCTGAGTACGGTGCTGACGGAAGAACACCATCTGCTCTGTTCGGGACAGTTACCGGGCGTGGCGCTGCAACGCGCTACCGATGCCAAGAGCCAGTTGCTGGCTACGGTAAACTATATAGAGCAGCAGCGACTGAACCTGGAGCGCGCACAGGGACTACAGGCACCCTATTCCGCATACCCGCGTCTGGCGGACGGCTGGCAACGAGTACAAACGCTCAGTCAGCAGCTGCGGGAAAAAAACCAGCATAACGGCATGCTGCTCAATCAGCAGATCGACCACAACGCTCAGGCGCTGGCGATCCTGAGCAAGCAAAACAAATCGCTCTACGGCCCGGATGGCCAGTCGCGCAACGCCAGCCTGCTGGGGCGAAAAATCGGCGTTTAA
- the flgM gene encoding flagellar biosynthesis anti-sigma factor FlgM: MSIDRTQRLQPVPTVQPRETPTENQLQRRLAPQTEGTVSGTQVKLSDAQARLMQPGTQDIDMNRVDAIKQAIRNGELKMDAGKIADALLKDAQSDALWMANGQQTPEA; encoded by the coding sequence ATGAGTATCGATCGCACCCAGCGGCTGCAACCCGTTCCAACGGTGCAACCTCGTGAGACACCGACTGAAAACCAACTTCAGCGGCGCTTGGCCCCCCAGACGGAAGGCACCGTCAGCGGCACCCAGGTAAAATTGAGCGACGCGCAAGCACGCCTGATGCAGCCGGGTACGCAAGATATTGATATGAACCGGGTGGACGCCATCAAGCAGGCGATCCGCAACGGCGAACTGAAAATGGATGCCGGGAAAATTGCCGATGCGCTGCTGAAAGATGCGCAAAGCGATGCCCTGTGGATGGCTAACGGCCAGCAAACGCCGGAGGCTTAA
- the flgH gene encoding flagellar basal body L-ring protein FlgH, with product MANVPPQGKRWLTAMVMLTLGGCAYIPHKPLVDGTTTAQPAPAGAPVPNGSIFQTVQPMNYGYQPLFEDRRPRNIGDTLTIALQENVSASKSSSANASRNGASKFGVATAPRYLDGLLGNARADMEMSGDSTFGGKGGANANNTFNGTITVTVNQVLVNGNLHVVGEKQIAINQGTEFIRFSGVVNPRTISGSNSVASTQVADARIEYVGNGYINEAQTMGWLQRFFLNVSPF from the coding sequence ATGGCAAACGTGCCGCCGCAAGGCAAACGCTGGTTGACGGCGATGGTGATGCTGACGCTGGGCGGCTGCGCATATATTCCGCATAAACCTCTGGTGGACGGCACGACCACGGCGCAACCGGCTCCGGCGGGCGCTCCGGTGCCGAACGGCTCGATTTTCCAGACGGTACAGCCGATGAACTACGGCTATCAGCCTCTGTTTGAAGACCGACGTCCACGCAATATCGGCGATACCCTGACCATCGCGCTGCAGGAAAACGTCAGCGCCAGCAAAAGCTCCTCGGCCAACGCCAGCCGCAACGGTGCCAGCAAGTTCGGCGTGGCCACCGCGCCGCGTTATCTCGATGGCCTGTTAGGTAATGCGCGCGCGGATATGGAGATGTCCGGCGACAGCACCTTCGGCGGCAAGGGCGGAGCCAACGCCAACAATACCTTCAACGGCACCATTACCGTGACGGTCAATCAGGTGCTGGTTAACGGCAATCTGCACGTGGTGGGCGAAAAACAGATCGCCATCAATCAGGGGACCGAGTTCATCCGTTTCTCTGGGGTGGTCAACCCGCGCACCATCAGCGGCAGTAACTCGGTCGCCTCCACCCAGGTGGCGGATGCGCGCATTGAATATGTCGGCAACGGCTATATCAACGAGGCGCAGACCATGGGGTGGTTACAACGCTTCTTCTTAAATGTCTCACCGTTCTAA
- the flgE gene encoding flagellar hook protein FlgE, whose amino-acid sequence MAFSQAVSGLNAAATNLDVIGNNIANSATSGFKSGSVSFADMFAGSQVGLGVKVAGITQNFKGGTTTGTSRALDVAISGNGFFRLQDQDGGIFYSRNGQFKLDENRNLTNMQGLQLTGYPAAGTPPTIQQGANPVPLSIPEGMMNAKASTSGNMVANLKSTHKVPDNHTFDPAKKDSYNYVNTITTYDSLGNAHNINAYFVKTDENKWQVYTQDGTAAPVDAGTMTFDTSGNLASTTSKQGTAGEFSMLIPMEAKDGAPAQNFTLNFAKSMQQSVSADSVSKVSQDGYGAGEYTNFQINNDGTVMGIYSNQQTQVLGQIVMANFSNPEGLSSQGDNVWQETGASGQPRVGLAGNGGLGKLTSGALEASNVDLSQELVNMIVAQRNYQSNAQTIKTQDSILQTLVSLR is encoded by the coding sequence ATGGCCTTTTCTCAGGCAGTAAGCGGCTTAAACGCGGCAGCAACCAATCTGGACGTGATCGGTAACAACATCGCTAACTCCGCCACTTCCGGTTTTAAATCAGGCAGCGTTTCCTTTGCTGACATGTTCGCCGGTTCACAGGTTGGCCTGGGCGTTAAGGTGGCGGGGATCACCCAGAACTTTAAAGGCGGTACCACCACCGGCACCAGCCGTGCGCTGGACGTGGCGATTTCCGGCAACGGCTTTTTCCGCCTGCAGGATCAGGACGGCGGCATCTTCTACAGCCGCAACGGCCAGTTCAAGCTGGATGAAAACCGTAACCTGACCAACATGCAGGGCCTGCAACTGACCGGCTACCCGGCTGCCGGTACGCCACCGACCATTCAACAGGGCGCGAACCCGGTGCCGCTAAGCATTCCTGAAGGCATGATGAACGCCAAGGCGTCAACCTCCGGCAACATGGTCGCCAACCTGAAATCCACGCACAAGGTTCCGGATAACCACACCTTCGATCCCGCCAAGAAGGATTCTTACAACTACGTCAACACCATCACCACTTATGACTCGTTAGGTAATGCGCACAACATCAACGCTTACTTTGTGAAAACCGACGAGAACAAGTGGCAGGTTTATACCCAGGATGGAACGGCTGCTCCGGTAGATGCCGGTACCATGACGTTCGACACCAGCGGCAATCTGGCCAGCACCACCAGCAAACAAGGCACCGCCGGCGAATTCAGCATGCTGATCCCGATGGAGGCCAAAGATGGCGCTCCGGCACAGAACTTCACCCTGAACTTCGCCAAGAGCATGCAGCAGAGCGTCAGCGCCGACTCCGTCAGCAAAGTGTCGCAGGATGGCTATGGTGCGGGCGAATACACCAACTTCCAGATAAACAACGACGGCACGGTGATGGGCATCTACTCCAACCAGCAGACTCAGGTGCTGGGCCAGATCGTCATGGCCAACTTCTCCAACCCGGAAGGCCTGTCCTCGCAGGGCGATAACGTTTGGCAGGAAACCGGCGCATCCGGTCAGCCACGCGTAGGTCTGGCGGGCAACGGCGGTTTGGGCAAGCTGACCAGCGGTGCGCTGGAAGCGTCCAACGTCGATCTGAGCCAGGAACTGGTGAACATGATCGTCGCGCAACGTAACTACCAGTCGAACGCCCAAACCATCAAAACGCAGGACTCGATTCTGCAAACGCTGGTTAGCCTGCGCTAA
- the flgC gene encoding flagellar basal body rod protein FlgC, whose product MSLLNIFDISGSALSAQSQRMNVSASNMANADSVTGPDGQPYRAKQVVFEVAAAAGQPTGGVRVAQVVDDPAPERLVYQPGNPLADGKGYVRMPNVDVVGEMVNTISASRSYQANVEVLNTTKSMMMKTLTLGQ is encoded by the coding sequence ATGTCGCTACTGAATATTTTTGATATCTCCGGCTCGGCGCTGTCTGCCCAGTCGCAACGCATGAACGTCAGCGCCAGCAACATGGCCAATGCCGACAGCGTTACCGGGCCGGACGGCCAACCCTACCGCGCCAAGCAGGTGGTGTTTGAAGTTGCCGCCGCGGCCGGACAGCCCACCGGCGGCGTACGCGTAGCGCAGGTGGTTGACGACCCGGCGCCGGAGCGCCTGGTTTACCAGCCGGGTAACCCGCTGGCGGACGGTAAGGGCTATGTACGCATGCCTAACGTGGATGTGGTGGGCGAGATGGTCAACACCATTTCCGCCTCCCGCAGCTATCAGGCCAACGTCGAGGTGCTCAACACCACCAAGTCGATGATGATGAAAACCCTGACGTTGGGTCAATAA
- the flgB gene encoding flagellar basal body rod protein FlgB: protein MIDKLDAALRFGQEALNLRAQRQEILAANIANADTPGYQARDIDFAGQLNKVLEQGRASGSGIALNMTSSRHIPAQNMQPPQLDLLFRVPDQPSMDGNTVDMDRERTNFADNSLKYQTDLTLINGQIKGMMSVLQQG from the coding sequence ATGATCGACAAACTGGACGCTGCTCTGCGCTTTGGTCAAGAGGCGCTGAACCTGCGCGCCCAGCGGCAGGAAATTTTGGCCGCCAACATCGCCAACGCAGACACCCCGGGTTATCAGGCGCGGGATATCGATTTCGCCGGCCAACTGAACAAGGTGCTGGAACAGGGCCGCGCCAGCGGCAGCGGCATTGCGCTGAACATGACGTCATCGCGCCATATTCCGGCGCAGAACATGCAGCCGCCACAGCTCGACTTGCTGTTCCGCGTGCCGGATCAGCCCTCCATGGACGGCAACACGGTTGACATGGATCGCGAACGCACCAACTTCGCCGATAACAGCCTGAAGTATCAGACCGACCTGACGCTGATCAACGGTCAGATCAAAGGGATGATGTCAGTGTTACAACAAGGATAA
- the flgG gene encoding flagellar basal-body rod protein FlgG — protein MIPSLWIAKTGLDAQQTNMDVIANNLANVSTNGFKRQRAVFEDLLYQTMRQPGAQSSEQTTLPSGLQIGTGVRPVATERLHSQGNLSQTNNSKDIAIKGQGFFQVMMPDGTLAYTRDGSFQRDQNGQLVTASGFQVQPAITIPANALSITVGRDGIVSATLQGQTAAQQVGQLTLTTFINDSGLESMGENLYQETESSGAPNESTPGLNGAGLLYQGYVETSNVNVAEELVNMIQTQRAYEINSKAVSTSDQMLQKLTQL, from the coding sequence ATGATCCCATCTTTATGGATTGCCAAAACCGGTCTGGATGCGCAGCAGACCAATATGGACGTGATTGCCAACAACCTGGCCAACGTCAGCACCAACGGTTTTAAACGCCAGCGCGCAGTGTTCGAAGACCTGCTGTACCAGACCATGCGTCAGCCGGGGGCGCAGTCCTCCGAGCAAACGACGTTGCCGTCGGGGCTACAGATCGGTACCGGCGTGCGGCCGGTGGCGACCGAGCGTTTGCACAGCCAGGGCAACCTGTCGCAGACCAACAACAGCAAAGACATCGCCATCAAGGGGCAGGGCTTTTTCCAGGTGATGATGCCGGACGGCACCCTGGCTTATACCCGCGACGGCTCGTTCCAGAGAGATCAGAACGGCCAACTGGTGACCGCCAGCGGTTTCCAGGTACAACCGGCGATCACCATTCCGGCCAATGCCCTGAGCATCACCGTAGGCCGTGACGGCATCGTCAGCGCTACCCTGCAGGGGCAGACCGCCGCTCAGCAGGTGGGCCAACTGACGCTGACCACCTTTATCAATGACAGCGGCCTGGAAAGCATGGGCGAGAACCTGTACCAGGAAACCGAAAGTTCCGGCGCGCCGAACGAGAGCACGCCAGGGCTAAACGGCGCCGGTCTGCTGTATCAGGGGTATGTGGAAACCTCCAACGTCAACGTGGCGGAAGAGCTGGTCAACATGATCCAGACCCAACGTGCTTACGAGATCAACAGCAAAGCGGTATCGACGTCCGATCAGATGCTGCAAAAACTGACGCAACTGTAA
- the flgJ gene encoding flagellar assembly peptidoglycan hydrolase FlgJ — protein sequence MAGDLMAMSGAAYDAQALNGLKRDAASDPQGNLKQVAQQVEGMFVQMMLKSMRAALPQDGVLSNDQSRLYTSMYDQQIAQQMSQKGLGLADMMVKQMSNANAVPSETAGTSPMALDDEVLRTLPNQALEQMIRRAVPKAPSAAPLSLNNGNFVARLSTPARVASQQSGIPHQLIVAQAALESGWGQREIPTADGSPSYNLFGIKAGGSWDGPVTEITTTEFEQGAAKKIKAKFRVYGSYVEAMADYVKLLTNNPRYAGVANARSPEQAAQALQQAGYATDPQYASKLVSVIQQMKNAGEQVVKAYTHDLKDLF from the coding sequence ATGGCCGGCGATCTGATGGCAATGTCGGGCGCCGCCTATGATGCGCAGGCGCTCAATGGACTGAAACGCGATGCGGCGAGCGATCCGCAGGGCAACCTGAAGCAGGTGGCGCAGCAGGTGGAAGGCATGTTCGTGCAGATGATGCTGAAAAGCATGCGTGCAGCACTGCCGCAGGATGGGGTCTTGAGCAACGATCAGTCCCGGCTCTACACCTCAATGTATGACCAGCAAATTGCCCAGCAGATGTCGCAGAAAGGCCTGGGGCTGGCCGACATGATGGTGAAGCAGATGAGCAACGCCAACGCGGTGCCGAGTGAAACGGCGGGCACCTCACCGATGGCGCTGGACGATGAGGTGCTGCGAACGCTGCCGAATCAGGCGCTGGAGCAGATGATCCGCCGCGCGGTGCCGAAAGCGCCGAGCGCGGCCCCGCTGTCGCTCAACAACGGCAACTTTGTGGCCCGGCTGTCTACCCCTGCGCGCGTCGCCAGCCAGCAGAGCGGCATTCCGCATCAGCTGATTGTGGCGCAGGCCGCGCTGGAATCCGGCTGGGGCCAGCGAGAGATCCCGACCGCCGACGGTTCGCCGAGCTACAACCTGTTTGGCATCAAGGCGGGCGGCAGCTGGGACGGGCCGGTGACCGAGATCACCACCACCGAGTTCGAGCAGGGCGCGGCGAAGAAGATCAAGGCGAAGTTCCGGGTTTACGGCTCTTACGTCGAGGCGATGGCTGACTACGTCAAGCTGTTGACCAATAACCCACGCTACGCCGGGGTGGCCAACGCCCGCAGCCCGGAGCAGGCGGCGCAGGCGCTGCAACAGGCCGGTTACGCCACCGATCCGCAATACGCCAGCAAGTTGGTCAGCGTGATACAGCAGATGAAAAACGCCGGCGAGCAGGTGGTGAAGGCTTATACCCACGACCTGAAGGATCTGTTTTAG
- a CDS encoding flagellar basal body rod protein FlgF, whose product MDHAIYTAMGAARQTLEQQSVTANNLANASTPGFRAQLSALRAVPVDGPSLPTRTLVTASTPGADMSQGALNYTARPLDVALQQDGFLAVSLPDGGEAYTRNGNIQISSTGQLTVQGMPLMGDGGPIEVPPSAEITIAADGTISALNAGDPPNSIAQIGRLKLVKADAREVMRGDDGLFRLTPETQRQRGNQLPNDPLVQVMPGVLEGSNVKPMETMVDMIANARRFEMQMKVIHSVDENEQRANSLLSMS is encoded by the coding sequence ATGGATCACGCGATTTATACCGCGATGGGCGCAGCGCGACAGACGCTGGAGCAGCAGTCTGTCACCGCCAATAATCTGGCCAACGCATCGACGCCGGGTTTTCGCGCCCAGCTGTCGGCGCTGCGTGCCGTGCCGGTGGACGGGCCAAGCTTGCCGACGCGGACGCTGGTCACCGCGTCAACGCCGGGGGCGGACATGAGCCAGGGGGCGCTGAATTATACCGCACGCCCGCTGGACGTGGCGCTGCAGCAGGACGGCTTTCTGGCCGTCAGCCTGCCGGACGGCGGCGAAGCCTACACCCGTAACGGTAACATCCAGATTTCCTCCACCGGCCAGTTGACGGTGCAGGGCATGCCGCTGATGGGTGACGGCGGACCGATTGAGGTGCCACCGTCGGCAGAGATCACCATTGCCGCCGACGGGACCATTTCGGCGCTGAATGCGGGCGATCCGCCGAACAGCATTGCACAAATCGGCAGGCTGAAACTGGTGAAGGCCGACGCGCGCGAAGTGATGCGTGGCGATGACGGCTTGTTCCGCCTGACGCCGGAAACCCAACGGCAGCGCGGCAATCAGTTGCCCAACGATCCGCTGGTGCAGGTGATGCCGGGCGTGCTGGAAGGCAGTAACGTCAAACCGATGGAAACCATGGTCGACATGATTGCCAACGCCCGCCGTTTTGAAATGCAGATGAAGGTCATCCACAGCGTGGATGAAAATGAACAGCGCGCCAACTCATTGTTATCAATGAGTTAA